Proteins from a genomic interval of Zingiber officinale cultivar Zhangliang chromosome 2A, Zo_v1.1, whole genome shotgun sequence:
- the LOC122044134 gene encoding pentatricopeptide repeat-containing protein At1g80880, mitochondrial-like: MALAVNLSRRSPQLCAFLRLCPCRPLSSTASRSSPLLVFSSHRIYSPTNSFLQASPFSSLSSAASDFETDSDEPCDPVDESDFVGFLQLLTQAKSLSSSRKEASAFLASASSVVPTRGLLCKALWELRDDCELALLAFRWAEECVGDCRWAWHLVIWIMGRQRRFDLAWHLVLKMHRQSVLSQRAMVIMMERYIAADEAKKAIKVFHVMEKFKVKADYAAFSALLHALCKNKYVEEAEELILVNRKYFPLTCESFNIVLGGWCKVICDLLEAKRVWREMSSYCVTPNGTSYSHMIWCFSKVGNLFDSLRWYDEMKKRGWTPDLTIYNSLIYVLTRESCLRDANNIFEKIIQAGLHPNVETYNSMILPLCETSKLEEARMVIEDMKVKGISPTIDTYHAFAKAEDTEGSMQLLKRMKDVDCGPNSLTFFLLLDKFFRLGDSGSALKVWTEMKRYNAIPDATHYMTIIEGLVKHGWIPKALEFYNEMKFKGFPADPKLEKFFMSFISAHKNHWGSRGKEFIYPLRGGHFTSTGKGSL, translated from the exons ATGGCGCTTGCGGTGAACCTAAGCCGCCGCTCACCTCAACTCTGTGCCTTCCTCCGTCTCTGCCCCTGCCGCCCTCTCTCTTCTACTGCTTCCCGTTCTTCTCCACTGCTCGTCTTTTCTTCTCACCGCATCTACTCACCCACTAATTCTTTTCTTCAAGCCTCTCCTTTTTCGTCGCTGTCCTCGGCCGCCAGCGACTTTGAAACCGACTCCGACGAGCCCTGCGACCCCGTGGACGAATCCGATTTCGTCGGGTTTCTCCAGCTCCTCACCCAAGCCAAATCTCTGTCTTCGTCTCGGAAGGAGGCCAGCGCCTTCCTGGCCTCCGCATCGAGTGTTGTGCCGACCAGGGGTTTGCTCTGCAAGGCCCTATGGGAGCTGAGGGATGACTGCGAGTTGGCCTTGCTCGCTTTCCGGTGGGCGGAGGAGTGCGTTGGGGATTGCCGATGGGCGTGGCATCTCGTGATTTGGATCATGGGGAGGCAGCGGCGGTTCGATTTGGCCTGGCACCTGGTGCTGAAGATGCATCGGCAGTCGGTGCTCTCGCAGCGAGCGATGGTGATCATGATGGAAAG gtATATAGCTGCAGATGAAGCCAAGAAAGCAATAAAAGTTTTTCACGTCATGGAGAAGTTCAAAGTTAAAGCAGATTATGCAGCCTTTAGTGCCCTTCTTCATGCCCTTTGTAAGAACAAGTATGTTGAGGAGGCTGAGGAACTTATACTTGTAAACCGGAAATATTTTCCTCTTACATGTGAAAGTTTCAACATAGTGCTAGGTGGATGGTGTAAGGTCATATGCGATCTGCTTGAAGCTAAGAGAGTTTGGAGAGAAATGTCAAGTTATTGTGTCACCCCAAATGGCACTTCTTATTCACATATGATATGGTGTTTCTCAAAAGTCGGTAATCTTTTTGATTCACTAAGATGGTACGATGAAATGAAGAAGAGAGGATGGACTCCTGACCTTACCATCTACAATTCTCTTATCTATGTTCTAACAAGAGAAAGTTGTTTGAGGGATGCAaacaatatttttgaaaagataataCAAGCAGGCTTGCATCCAAATGTAGAAACATACAATTCTATGATATTGCCTTTGTGTGAAACATCGAAACTGGAGGAAGCACGAATGGTAATAGAAGATATGAAGGTAAAAGGTATTTCTCCAACTATTGATACATATCATGCTTTCGCTAAGGCAGAGGACACTGAAGGATCCATGCAACTGCTAAAGAGAATGAAGGATGTTGATTGTGGTCCTAACAGTCTCACATTTTTTCTGTTATTGGATAAGTTTTTCAGATTGGGCGACTCTGGAAGTGCATTGAAAGTATGGACCGAGATGAAGAGATATAATGCCATTCCTGATGCTACACATTATATGACAATCATAGAAGGTTTGGTGAAGCATGGATGGATTCCAAAAGCTCTTGAATTCTACAATGAAATGAAATTTAAGGGGTTTCCAGCCGATCCTAAGCTCGAGAAGTTTTTCATGTCCTTCATATCAGCTCACAAAAACCACTGGGGAAGTAGGGGCAAGGAATTTATCTATCCTCTGCGTGGTGGACATTTTACTAGCACAGGAAAGGGATCTCTCTAA
- the LOC122042713 gene encoding AFG1-like ATPase, protein MMRSFGRALGQVHGLSRLLRREILHAGIGKNGKLLVICNPVAELRRVSCSREMNSLDHSMMLSKLMSTTAYDSGVIPDTGGAGPLLEYERRIASGELVDGDSFQVDTVLALQRLYGELVDHEESCQLDRYTASRKSTRSRWLWSRFIPNSSYSPVRGLYMYGGVGTGKTMLMDLFYDQLPSNWRKKRIHFYDFMLNVHSRLQMHKGVADPLEVVAGEISDDSILLCLDEFMVTDVADALILNRLFRHLFNKGTVLVSTSNRAPDRLYEGGLQRDLFLPFIETLKERCVDHAIGSSTDYRKLGSAETGFYFIGKGYPGLVKQKFHHLIGNEIPGPQVVEVVMGRKLQVPLGANGCAYFPFEDLCDRPLGAADYFGLFKNFHTLALEGVPKFGIHNRTAAYRFVTLVDVMYENKARLLCTAEADPVELFESIVTISDAQKISPRTSSRSLKKDDLDLCVDNELGFAKDRTISRLTEMNSKEYLEQHDAKLQEKASQEMQLNASIGH, encoded by the exons ATGATGAGATCGTTTGGTAGAGCTCTTGGGCAAGTTCATGGTTTATCCCGACTTCTTCGGAGAGAGATTTTGCACGCAGGAATTGGAAAAAATGGGAAATTGTTGGTTATTTGTAATCCTGTTGCTGAGTTGAGGAGGGTTTCTTGCAGCAGAGAAATGAATAGTTTGGACCACAGTATGATGCTTTCCAAGCTTATGTCAACCACGGCATACGACTCTGGAG TGATTCCAGATACCGGAGGAGCTGGCCCTTTGCTGGAGTATGAAAGACGAATTGCCTCAGGGGAACTTGTTGATGGAGACAGTTTTCAG GTGGACACAGTTCTAGCACTGCAAAGACTCTATGGTGAGCTTGTTGATCACGAAGAAAGTTGTCAGTTGGATAGATATACTGCATCTAGGAAATCGACTAG GAGTAGGTGGTTGTGGTCCCGTTTCATTCCAAATTCTTCTTATTCGCCGGTCAGAGGTCTATACATGTATGGAGGGGTAGGCACGGGAAAAACAATGCTTATGGACTTGTTTTATGATCAACT GCCATCTAATTGGAGAAAAAAGCGGATTCATTTCTATGATTTTATGTTAAATGTACATAGCCGCTTGCAG ATGCACAAAGGAGTAGCAGATCCACTAGAGGTTGTTGCAGGAGAGATATCAGACGATTCGATTCTATTATGTCTTGATGAATTTATG GTAACTGATGTGGCTGATGCTCTTATACTAAATCGACTTTTTCGACATTTGTTCAACAAAGGAACT GTTCTTGTCTCTACTTCAAATCGTGCTCCCGATCGCCTGTATGAAGGTGGTTTGCAGAGGGATCTTTTTTTACCATTTATTGAAACATTGAAG GAAAGGTGTGTTGATCACGCTATTGGTTCCTCAACAGACTACCGGAAATTGGGTTCT GCTGAGACAGGCTTCTATTTTATCGGAAAGGGGTACCCTGGTCTTGTCAAACAGAAGTTCCATCATTTGATTGGAAATGAGATACCAGGGCCCCAAGTCGTGGAAGTTGTAATGGGCAGAAAATTGCAG GTCCCATTAGGCGCTAATGGATGTGCATACTTTCCATTTGAAGACCTATGCGATAGACCTTTAGGGGCAGCAGACTACTTTGGTCTATTCA AAAATTTCCATACACTTGCTCTGGAAGGTGTACCAAAATTTGGGATCCACAACAGGACAGCAGCATACCGCTTTGTCACGCTGGTTGAT GTGATGTATGAAAACAAGGCTAGACTACTATGCACAGCTGAAGCAGATCCAGTTGAACTATTTGAAAGCATTGTGACCATCAGCGACGCGCAGAAGATCTCCCCAAGAACATCTTCACGGTCGCTGAAGAAAGATGATCTAGACCTCTGTGTCGACAACGAGCTAGGATTCGCGAAGGACCGCACCATTAGTAG ATTGACAGAGATGAACAGCAAGGAGTATCTAGAGCAACATGATGCCAAGTTGCAGGAGAAGGCCTCTCAAGAAATGCAACTGAACGCCTCCATTGGACATTGA